Proteins encoded together in one Rhodospirillaceae bacterium window:
- the ftsH gene encoding ATP-dependent zinc metalloprotease FtsH encodes MDKKAQFHTWYLVVAVLGVFAAQYFLAQFLAVEVLPYSEFQKLLQDGKIAEVTVSQNYIQGTLRETPEARAQQFVTTRVDPQIAAELADHGVVVTGASEDSLLRNILSWVAPALIFFGIWALVFRKFADKAGFGGGFMTIGKSRAKIFVETDTKVTFADVAGVDEAKAELEEIVNFLKNPDKYGRLGGRMPKGILLVGPPGTGKTLLARAVAGEAGVPFFSISGSEFVEMFVGVGAARVRDLFEQARANAPAIIFIDELDALGRARGAFPFGGGHDEKEQTLNQLLAELDGFDPSRGLVLLGATNRPEILDPALLRAGRFDRQVLVDKPDRVGRVQILNVHLKKAKLGPDVKPEDIAGLTPGFTGADLANLVNEATLLATRRGGENVTAADFTAAIERIVAGLEKRNRLLNLQERRIVAHHEIGHALLALSIPGNETVHKVSIIPRGIGSLGYTIQRPTEDRYLMTRAELENRMIVLLGGRAAEKLIFDELSTGASDDLVKVTDIARSMVMRFGMNAALGQVALEDAPQTYLGVPQTPFGAPRQFSEQTAREIDLAVRDLIEQAFQKALQMLTAKRPLLERMAQSLLEKETLSGDELRALLAA; translated from the coding sequence ATGGACAAGAAGGCACAGTTCCATACTTGGTATTTAGTCGTTGCCGTCCTTGGCGTTTTCGCTGCCCAGTACTTCCTGGCGCAGTTTCTGGCCGTCGAAGTCCTGCCCTATAGCGAGTTCCAGAAGCTGTTGCAGGATGGCAAGATCGCCGAAGTCACCGTCAGCCAGAACTACATACAAGGCACGTTGCGCGAGACCCCCGAGGCGCGGGCGCAGCAATTCGTGACGACGCGGGTCGACCCGCAGATCGCCGCGGAACTGGCCGATCATGGCGTGGTCGTCACGGGGGCCAGCGAAGATTCTCTGTTGCGCAACATCCTTTCATGGGTGGCACCGGCCCTCATCTTTTTCGGCATCTGGGCGCTGGTGTTCCGCAAATTCGCGGACAAGGCAGGGTTTGGCGGCGGGTTCATGACCATCGGCAAGAGCCGCGCCAAGATCTTCGTCGAGACCGACACCAAGGTCACCTTTGCCGATGTGGCCGGCGTCGACGAAGCCAAGGCCGAGTTGGAAGAGATCGTCAACTTCCTGAAGAACCCGGACAAGTATGGCCGGCTGGGCGGGCGCATGCCGAAGGGCATCCTGCTGGTGGGGCCACCGGGGACCGGCAAGACATTGCTGGCGCGCGCCGTCGCGGGCGAAGCCGGCGTGCCGTTCTTTTCGATCAGCGGGTCGGAATTCGTCGAGATGTTCGTCGGCGTTGGTGCGGCCCGGGTGCGGGATCTGTTCGAGCAGGCGCGCGCCAATGCGCCGGCGATCATCTTCATCGACGAACTGGACGCACTGGGGCGGGCGCGGGGTGCGTTTCCCTTCGGTGGCGGGCATGACGAGAAGGAACAGACGCTCAATCAATTGCTCGCTGAACTCGATGGATTCGACCCCAGTCGCGGGCTGGTGCTGTTGGGCGCCACCAACCGACCGGAGATTCTGGATCCGGCTTTGCTGCGCGCCGGTCGTTTCGACCGGCAGGTGCTGGTCGACAAGCCGGACCGGGTCGGTCGCGTGCAGATTCTCAATGTCCATCTCAAGAAGGCGAAGCTCGGTCCCGATGTGAAGCCCGAGGACATTGCCGGGCTTACGCCTGGATTCACCGGGGCGGATCTTGCGAACCTGGTCAACGAGGCGACGCTGCTCGCCACCCGCCGTGGCGGCGAGAATGTCACCGCGGCGGATTTCACTGCGGCGATCGAACGCATCGTGGCCGGGCTCGAAAAGCGTAACCGGCTGCTCAACCTGCAGGAACGCAGGATCGTCGCCCATCACGAGATTGGCCACGCCCTGCTGGCACTCTCCATTCCCGGCAACGAGACCGTGCATAAGGTTTCGATCATCCCGCGCGGCATCGGTTCGCTCGGCTACACCATCCAGCGGCCGACCGAGGACCGCTATCTGATGACGCGCGCCGAGCTGGAGAACAGGATGATCGTGCTGCTGGGTGGCCGCGCCGCCGAGAAGCTGATCTTCGACGAACTGTCGACCGGCGCGTCGGATGATCTGGTCAAGGTGACGGATATCGCACGCAGCATGGTGATGCGCTTCGGCATGAACGCGGCGCTCGGCCAGGTAGCGCTCGAGGACGCGCCGCAGACCTATCTGGGCGTGCCGCAGACGCCGTTCGGTGCGCCCCGGCAGTTCAGCGAGCAGACGGCCCGGGAGATCGATCTTGCCGTGCGCGACCTGATCGAGCAGGCCTTCCAGAAGGCGCTGCAGATGCTGACGGCAAAACGTCCGCTGCTTGAGCGGATGGCGCAGTCGCTGCTGGAGAAGGAAACGCTGAGCGGCGACGAGTTGCGTGCGCTGCTCGCTGCCTAG
- the glmS gene encoding glutamine--fructose-6-phosphate transaminase (isomerizing), with the protein MCGIVGIIGKAQVTPLLFDGLKRLEYRGYDSAGIATLVDGRIERRRAEGKLGNLGAVLEKQPLPGTIGIGHTRWATHGRPSENNAHPHATDKVAIVHNGIIENFQELREELGQLGKKFTTDTDTEVVAHLLTHYLEHGHSPEQAMERAMGKLHGAFSLAILFADRPDIIVGARRGSPLAVGYGDGEMFLGSDAMALAPFTNRICYLEEDDWAVLSMDGAVIYNDGRRVNRDVTQTALSGALIGKGNYRHFMMKEIAEQPTVIGDTLQAFMNPLERRIELPPLPIDLATVTRLTIVACGTAHLAGFVAKYWLESLARLPVELDVASEFRYRQAPMDPNGAMLVISQSGETADTLAALRYAKSLGQKVISVLNVPESTIGRESDLVLHTLAGPEIGVASTKAFSTQLVVLACFALAAARARGAIDAAREAELSTALTEVPARVAEILNHDAHLHEIALKVAEARDVLFLGRGTSYPIALEGALKLKEISYIHAEGYAAGEMKHGPIALIDENVPVIVVAPTDELFDKTFSNLQEVMARGGRVVFLSDADGVKKLGGQAMAVVELPKVDPFVSPILYTIPVQLLAYHAAVAKGTDVDQPRNLAKSVTVE; encoded by the coding sequence ATGTGCGGTATCGTCGGTATCATCGGCAAGGCGCAAGTCACACCCTTGCTGTTCGATGGCCTGAAGCGGCTCGAATATCGCGGCTATGATTCTGCCGGCATCGCGACGCTGGTCGATGGCCGCATCGAGCGCCGCCGTGCCGAAGGCAAGCTCGGCAATCTTGGCGCCGTCCTCGAGAAGCAGCCGCTACCCGGCACCATCGGCATCGGCCACACGCGCTGGGCGACCCATGGCCGCCCCTCCGAGAACAACGCGCATCCGCATGCGACCGACAAGGTCGCCATCGTGCATAACGGCATCATCGAGAATTTCCAGGAACTGCGCGAGGAGCTCGGCCAGCTCGGCAAGAAATTCACCACCGATACCGACACCGAAGTGGTGGCGCATCTGCTGACCCACTATCTCGAACATGGCCACAGCCCGGAACAGGCGATGGAACGCGCCATGGGCAAGCTGCACGGTGCCTTCTCTTTGGCCATCCTGTTCGCCGACCGGCCCGATATCATCGTCGGGGCGCGGCGCGGATCGCCGCTCGCGGTCGGTTATGGCGATGGCGAGATGTTCCTGGGCTCGGATGCGATGGCGCTCGCTCCCTTCACCAACCGCATCTGCTATCTCGAGGAAGATGATTGGGCGGTTCTCTCGATGGACGGCGCCGTCATCTACAATGACGGTCGCCGGGTCAATCGCGACGTGACGCAGACGGCGCTCTCCGGCGCCCTCATCGGCAAGGGCAATTACCGCCATTTCATGATGAAGGAGATCGCCGAGCAACCGACCGTCATCGGCGACACGTTGCAGGCCTTCATGAACCCGCTGGAGCGGCGCATTGAATTGCCGCCGCTGCCCATTGATCTTGCCACGGTCACGCGTCTCACCATCGTTGCCTGCGGGACGGCGCATCTTGCCGGATTCGTCGCCAAATATTGGCTGGAGAGCCTGGCGCGGCTGCCGGTCGAACTCGATGTCGCCTCGGAATTCCGCTATCGGCAGGCGCCGATGGACCCGAACGGTGCCATGCTGGTGATCTCTCAGTCCGGCGAGACGGCGGACACGCTGGCAGCACTCCGCTATGCGAAGTCGCTCGGCCAGAAGGTAATCTCGGTCCTCAACGTGCCGGAAAGCACCATCGGCCGCGAAAGCGATCTCGTGCTTCATACCCTGGCCGGGCCGGAGATCGGCGTTGCTTCGACCAAGGCCTTCTCGACGCAGCTGGTGGTGCTGGCCTGTTTTGCGCTGGCCGCGGCACGGGCACGCGGCGCCATCGATGCGGCGCGCGAGGCGGAACTGTCGACCGCGTTGACCGAGGTACCGGCACGCGTCGCCGAGATCCTCAACCACGATGCGCATCTTCATGAAATCGCCCTCAAGGTGGCGGAAGCGCGGGATGTGCTTTTCCTGGGTCGCGGCACCTCCTATCCGATTGCCCTGGAAGGCGCGCTCAAGCTCAAGGAAATTTCCTACATCCATGCCGAAGGCTATGCCGCCGGCGAGATGAAGCACGGGCCGATCGCGCTGATCGATGAAAATGTCCCGGTCATCGTCGTGGCGCCAACCGACGAGCTGTTCGATAAGACCTTCTCGAACCTGCAGGAAGTCATGGCTCGCGGCGGTCGCGTGGTGTTCCTGTCCGATGCCGATGGTGTCAAGAAGCTGGGAGGCCAGGCGATGGCGGTGGTGGAACTGCCGAAGGTCGATCCCTTCGTTTCGCCGATCCTCTACACCATCCCGGTGCAGCTTCTCGCCTATCACGCGGCTGTGGCCAAGGGGACAGATGTCGACCAGCCGCGCAATTTGGCAAAGAGCGTCACCGTCGAATAG
- the glmU gene encoding bifunctional UDP-N-acetylglucosamine diphosphorylase/glucosamine-1-phosphate N-acetyltransferase GlmU, which translates to MSRTDARTENRTGAIILAAGKGTRMKSALPKVMHRIAGRTMIGHVLANLKPLGSQPNVVVVAPGMDQVAAEVAPLPVAIQADQLGTGHAVGCARQALGTFTGTVLVLYGDSPFISTATLASLVARRQGADNPAVVVLGMRPADPAKYGRLILDQNGALDRIVEWKEASEAERAVTLCNSGVMAIDGKVLWSLIDRVDNKNANGEYYLTDIVELARRDGRACAVVEAPEAELMGVNSRAELAIAESLFQDQRRALAMDEGATLTDPKSVFFAADTKMGRDVVIGPHVFFGPGVSVADDVEIRAFCHIEGARIESGAVIGPFARLRPGSEIGTDAHVGNFVEVKNSVLGKGAKANHLSYLGDADIGAKSNIGAGTITCNYDGYMKARTVIGEGAFIGSNSALVAPVKVGDGAIIGAGSVITRDVEADAIAVARGEQVSRAGRARDFRAQRQKLKQDKTRQ; encoded by the coding sequence ATGTCTCGCACCGACGCTCGCACCGAAAATCGCACTGGCGCCATCATCCTTGCCGCCGGCAAGGGCACGCGCATGAAATCGGCCTTGCCCAAGGTGATGCATCGCATCGCCGGGCGAACCATGATCGGCCATGTGCTGGCCAATCTGAAACCTTTGGGCAGCCAGCCCAATGTCGTTGTCGTGGCACCGGGCATGGACCAGGTGGCTGCGGAGGTGGCGCCCTTGCCGGTGGCGATCCAGGCCGACCAGCTGGGGACCGGCCATGCGGTCGGTTGCGCACGGCAGGCGTTGGGCACATTCACCGGCACGGTGCTGGTGCTCTATGGCGACAGCCCGTTCATCTCGACCGCGACCTTGGCCAGCCTGGTGGCGCGCCGGCAGGGTGCCGACAACCCGGCCGTGGTGGTGCTGGGGATGCGGCCGGCGGATCCCGCGAAATACGGCCGGCTCATCCTCGACCAAAATGGCGCCCTCGACCGCATCGTCGAATGGAAGGAAGCGAGCGAGGCGGAACGTGCCGTGACCCTGTGCAATTCCGGTGTCATGGCAATTGACGGCAAGGTGCTGTGGTCGCTCATCGACCGCGTCGACAACAAGAATGCCAATGGCGAGTATTACCTCACCGATATCGTCGAACTGGCGCGCCGCGATGGCCGGGCCTGTGCCGTGGTCGAGGCGCCGGAAGCGGAACTGATGGGCGTCAACAGCCGCGCCGAACTCGCCATTGCCGAAAGCCTGTTCCAGGATCAGCGCCGCGCGCTGGCGATGGACGAAGGTGCGACGTTGACCGATCCTAAATCCGTGTTCTTCGCGGCGGATACAAAAATGGGCCGCGACGTGGTGATCGGCCCCCATGTCTTCTTCGGCCCCGGCGTCAGCGTCGCCGATGATGTCGAGATCCGCGCCTTCTGCCATATTGAAGGGGCGCGGATCGAGAGCGGTGCGGTGATCGGTCCCTTTGCACGGTTGCGGCCAGGCAGCGAGATCGGGACGGATGCGCATGTCGGCAATTTCGTCGAGGTGAAGAATTCTGTGCTGGGGAAAGGCGCCAAGGCCAATCACCTCAGCTATCTCGGCGATGCCGATATCGGCGCCAAAAGCAATATCGGCGCCGGCACCATCACCTGCAATTACGACGGCTATATGAAGGCGCGCACCGTGATCGGCGAAGGCGCCTTCATCGGCTCAAACTCGGCGCTGGTGGCGCCGGTTAAAGTGGGCGATGGCGCCATCATCGGCGCCGGCAGCGTCATCACGCGGGACGTCGAGGCGGATGCCATCGCCGTGGCGCGCGGCGAGCAGGTCTCGCGTGCCGGTCGGGCGCGCGATTTCCGCGCCCAGCGCCAGAAGCTGAAACAGGACAAGACCCGCCAATAA
- a CDS encoding HAD hydrolase-like protein: MAWRRYLVFDLDGTLIDSAPDIADAVNTLLQELGKAPLALEAVKSMIGDGAPVLLARALKAAGSPQTAGQLMPRFKIHYEAASTNRTALYPKVREILEEFRREGRHLALCTNKPSATTRVVLDHFGLSALFQSIIGGDSLKERKPAREPLPPSPRRVAMRCGRRRKRS, encoded by the coding sequence ATGGCGTGGCGGCGGTATCTGGTATTCGATCTCGACGGCACACTGATCGATTCGGCACCCGATATCGCCGATGCGGTCAACACGCTGCTGCAGGAATTGGGCAAGGCGCCCCTGGCGCTTGAGGCCGTGAAATCGATGATCGGCGACGGTGCGCCGGTCCTGCTCGCCCGGGCCCTCAAGGCCGCCGGCAGTCCTCAGACCGCCGGCCAGCTGATGCCCCGCTTCAAGATCCACTACGAGGCTGCGTCAACCAACCGCACCGCCCTTTATCCCAAGGTACGCGAGATCCTGGAAGAGTTCCGCCGCGAGGGCCGCCATCTGGCGCTCTGCACCAACAAGCCCAGCGCCACGACCCGGGTCGTGCTCGATCATTTTGGTCTTTCGGCCCTGTTCCAGTCGATCATCGGCGGCGATTCCCTGAAGGAGCGGAAGCCCGCCCGCGAACCCCTGCCGCCATCACCCAGGCGGGTGGCGATGCGCTGCGGGCGGCGACGGAAGCGATCATGA
- a CDS encoding HAD hydrolase-like protein, producing the protein MIGDSHTDLATAKAGGVPAVIIPSGYGQPADRATQGDYHELARFADLPALLAKLDQN; encoded by the coding sequence ATGATCGGCGACAGCCATACCGACCTCGCCACCGCCAAGGCCGGTGGCGTGCCGGCCGTCATCATCCCCTCAGGCTATGGCCAACCGGCCGACCGCGCGACGCAGGGCGACTATCATGAGCTGGCCCGCTTTGCCGATCTCCCGGCACTCTTGGCAAAGCTCGATCAGAACTGA
- a CDS encoding DUF3108 domain-containing protein encodes MFHPYAASINAKGALKNQAAAPKQFSSVSQIMGKQEAVTLTYGAGGKVGIDAQPLTRQAQEATAQGFANGTMDPASAVVALVAKFASTHQCQGTFKLFDGVRRYDLKLSQAGFVDLNPLQQSYYDGSATECVAQPQLLQGFSQAAAQSQFYPQSARLWLAPAVPQLPAIPVRIEAQNALGLMTLDLVDVQF; translated from the coding sequence ATGTTTCATCCTTATGCCGCCAGCATCAATGCCAAGGGCGCCCTCAAGAATCAGGCGGCGGCACCCAAGCAGTTCAGCTCGGTCTCCCAGATCATGGGCAAGCAGGAAGCGGTCACCCTCACCTATGGCGCCGGCGGCAAGGTCGGCATCGACGCGCAGCCGCTGACCCGCCAGGCGCAGGAAGCAACCGCCCAAGGCTTTGCCAATGGCACGATGGATCCGGCCAGTGCCGTGGTGGCGCTGGTCGCGAAGTTCGCCAGCACGCATCAATGCCAGGGGACCTTCAAGCTGTTCGATGGCGTGCGCCGCTATGATCTGAAGCTCAGCCAGGCAGGCTTCGTCGACCTCAACCCGTTGCAGCAATCCTATTACGACGGATCGGCCACCGAATGCGTGGCGCAGCCGCAATTGCTGCAGGGCTTTTCGCAGGCCGCGGCGCAGTCGCAATTCTATCCGCAATCGGCGCGGCTGTGGCTGGCGCCGGCCGTGCCGCAATTGCCGGCCATCCCGGTGCGCATCGAGGCGCAGAACGCGCTGGGCCTGATGACCCTCGATTTGGTCGACGTTCAGTTCTGA
- a CDS encoding peptidyl-prolyl cis-trans isomerase has product MPPLLRQQPRPVRLACPVRSAAYPAGIAPDEAEERTAGKALAAEIIASLQADPDRFAELAARHSACPSGKQDGRLGLLARGDTVPEFETYLFSLNAGELCPLSVETRYGVHVIQLDRKVDAVPAEFEVSRDTIARYLRTQSLHTATRQYIMLLAGQARIEGIEIEAAHSPLVQ; this is encoded by the coding sequence TTGCCGCCGCTACTTCGACAACAACCGCGCCCAGTTCGGCTCGCCTGCCCTGTTCGAAGCGCGGCATATCCTGCTGGCATCGCCCCGGACGAGGCCGAGGAACGGACGGCCGGCAAGGCGCTCGCGGCCGAGATCATCGCCAGCTTACAGGCCGATCCGGACAGATTTGCCGAACTGGCGGCCCGCCACTCCGCCTGTCCGTCCGGCAAACAGGATGGCCGTCTCGGGCTGCTCGCGCGCGGTGACACCGTGCCGGAATTCGAGACCTACCTCTTCAGCCTCAATGCCGGCGAACTCTGTCCGCTGTCGGTCGAGACTCGCTACGGCGTCCATGTGATCCAGTTGGACCGGAAAGTGGATGCAGTGCCGGCCGAGTTCGAGGTCAGCCGCGACACCATCGCCCGCTACCTGCGCACCCAATCGCTCCACACCGCGACGCGGCAATACATCATGCTGCTGGCGGGGCAGGCGAGGATCGAGGGGATCGAGATCGAGGCGGCCCATTCACCCCTGGTGCAATGA
- the narJ gene encoding nitrate reductase molybdenum cofactor assembly chaperone: MAQQQTLTFKALGWLLTYPDAAVVGAVPDILAAMRQEALLPRAQLDELARFAGTLAARDLIEAQESYVGVFDKSRQVSLHLFEHVHGESRDRGMAMVNLREVYGAAGLFADETELPDFLPMYLEYLALLPLAEAKAGLKDVAPILQGIHKGLLTRESPYAIPLGNLLHLAGVKPLLDVAEVERDDTPEAIDRAWEEQAVAFGPDNDPQKSSDCGRASAMLARMNAQGAQSPMTEAQK; this comes from the coding sequence ATGGCACAGCAACAGACACTGACCTTCAAGGCCCTGGGCTGGCTGCTGACCTATCCGGATGCGGCCGTGGTCGGGGCTGTGCCGGACATTCTGGCCGCCATGCGGCAGGAAGCCTTGTTGCCACGTGCCCAGCTTGATGAGCTGGCGCGCTTTGCCGGCACGCTGGCGGCGCGCGACCTTATCGAGGCGCAGGAGAGCTATGTCGGTGTGTTCGACAAGTCGCGCCAGGTCTCGCTCCATCTCTTCGAGCATGTCCATGGCGAATCCCGCGACCGCGGCATGGCCATGGTCAATCTGCGTGAGGTCTATGGCGCCGCCGGCCTGTTCGCCGACGAAACCGAGCTGCCCGATTTCCTCCCCATGTATCTCGAATATCTGGCCCTGCTGCCGCTTGCGGAAGCAAAGGCCGGGTTGAAGGATGTGGCGCCGATCCTGCAAGGTATCCACAAGGGCCTGCTGACGCGGGAAAGCCCCTATGCGATCCCGCTCGGCAATCTCCTCCATCTCGCCGGGGTGAAGCCATTGCTTGACGTGGCGGAGGTCGAGCGCGACGACACGCCGGAAGCGATCGACCGCGCCTGGGAAGAACAGGCCGTGGCGTTCGGTCCGGACAACGACCCGCAGAAGAGCAGCGATTGCGGCCGTGCGAGCGCGATGCTGGCCCGCATGAATGCGCAAGGCGCGCAATCCCCCATGACGGAGGCGCAGAAATGA